One window from the genome of Mycolicibacterium gadium encodes:
- the ffh gene encoding signal recognition particle protein, whose amino-acid sequence MFESLSDRLTGALAGLRGKGRLSDADIDATTREIRLALLEADVSLPVVRDFVARIKERAKGAEVSGALNPAQQVVKIVNEELIAILGGETRRLAFSKTPPTVIMLAGLQGSGKTTLAGKLAKWLKDQGNTPLLVACDLQRPGAVNQLQIVGQRAGVDVFAPHPGTAEGSDDSAPGDPVAVASAGIAEAKARHHDVVIVDTAGRLGIDEELMRQAGAIRDAVNPDEVIFVLDAMIGQDAVNTAEAFREGVGFTGVVLTKLDGDARGGAALSVREITGVPILFASAGEKLEDFDIFHPDRMASRILGMGDVLTLIEQAEQVFDAQQAEEAAAKIGSGELTLEDFLEQMLAIRKMGPIGNLLGMLPGAGQMKDALAAVDDKSLDRLQAIIRGMTPAERADPKIINGSRRLRIANGSGVTVGEVNQLVDRFFEARKMMSSMAGQMGMPFGRKGSSRKAAKNKKKGQKGRKKGSGPTPPKVRNPLGQGMPAGFPDLSDMPKGLDELPPGLANIDLSKFKFPGQN is encoded by the coding sequence GTGTTTGAATCGCTTTCCGACCGATTGACCGGCGCGCTGGCGGGGCTGCGCGGCAAGGGGCGGTTGTCCGACGCCGACATCGACGCGACGACCCGCGAGATTCGGTTGGCCCTGCTCGAAGCGGACGTGTCGCTGCCGGTGGTGCGCGACTTCGTCGCACGCATCAAGGAGCGCGCCAAGGGCGCCGAGGTGTCGGGCGCCCTGAACCCCGCCCAGCAGGTCGTCAAGATCGTCAACGAGGAACTCATCGCCATCCTCGGCGGGGAGACGCGCCGGCTGGCGTTCTCGAAGACCCCGCCGACAGTGATCATGCTGGCGGGTCTGCAGGGTTCCGGTAAGACCACGCTGGCCGGCAAGCTTGCCAAATGGCTTAAAGACCAAGGGAATACTCCGCTGCTCGTGGCGTGTGACCTGCAGCGGCCCGGCGCAGTCAACCAGCTCCAGATCGTCGGCCAGCGAGCGGGCGTCGACGTCTTCGCGCCGCACCCCGGCACCGCCGAGGGATCCGACGATTCGGCGCCCGGCGATCCGGTCGCGGTGGCATCGGCAGGTATCGCCGAGGCCAAGGCCAGGCACCACGACGTCGTCATCGTCGACACCGCGGGCCGCCTCGGCATCGACGAGGAGCTCATGCGGCAGGCCGGCGCCATTCGCGACGCCGTCAACCCCGACGAAGTGATCTTCGTGCTCGACGCGATGATCGGTCAGGACGCCGTCAACACCGCCGAGGCGTTCCGCGAAGGCGTCGGCTTCACCGGCGTGGTGCTGACCAAGCTCGATGGCGACGCGCGCGGCGGTGCCGCGCTGTCGGTGCGTGAGATCACCGGTGTGCCGATCCTCTTCGCGTCCGCGGGCGAGAAGCTCGAGGATTTCGACATCTTCCACCCCGACCGGATGGCCAGCCGGATTCTCGGCATGGGCGACGTGCTCACCCTCATCGAGCAGGCCGAACAGGTCTTCGACGCGCAACAGGCAGAGGAAGCCGCCGCCAAGATCGGCAGCGGCGAGCTCACGCTGGAGGACTTCCTCGAGCAGATGCTGGCGATCCGCAAAATGGGCCCGATCGGCAACCTGCTGGGCATGCTGCCCGGTGCGGGCCAGATGAAGGACGCGCTGGCAGCCGTCGACGACAAGTCGCTCGACCGGTTGCAGGCGATCATCCGTGGCATGACGCCCGCCGAGCGTGCAGACCCCAAGATCATCAACGGTTCGCGTCGGCTGCGCATCGCCAACGGGTCCGGGGTCACAGTCGGTGAGGTCAACCAGCTGGTCGACCGGTTCTTCGAGGCGCGCAAGATGATGTCGTCGATGGCCGGTCAGATGGGTATGCCCTTCGGGCGCAAGGGATCATCTCGTAAGGCGGCGAAGAACAAGAAGAAGGGGCAGAAGGGTAGGAAAAAGGGAAGCGGTCCGACGCCACCCAAGGTGCGCAATCCGCTGGGTCAGGGAATGCCCGCCGGATTCCCGGACCTTTCCGACATGCCCAAGGGACTGGACGAACTTCCTCCCGGCCTCGCCAACATCGATCTGTCGAAGTTCAAGTTCCCGGGCCAGAACTAG
- a CDS encoding [protein-PII] uridylyltransferase translates to MTEQKPDSAAGAPRWEPPAAGSLRPATDLSAAAEQLLTNGPRQLDSAALRDALLDLHEFWLTTKAAEIGITPTSGFALVATGGLGRGELVPYSDLDLTLLHDNMPHDVVGQVAELMWYPLWDANIRIDHSVRTVPEALTVASEDISAGLAMLEARHIAGDADLSALLIGGARRQWRTGVASRFDELVEHTRARWQRSGEIAHRAEPDLKCGRGGLRDVQLLNALAIAQLADVYPSRSLASPTETLGEAHMTLLNVRTELHRVAGRGRELLLAQHADEIGAALQIGDRFELARMLSDAARTISFYVDAGIRTAGNALPRRGLSAFRRPARRPLDEGVIEFAGEVILARDARPERDPGLILRVAAASANTGLPMAASTLARLAETAPELRTPWPRQALKDLLVMLGAGPAAVATIEALDRTGLWGRLFPEWGAVRDLPPRDVVHIWTVDRHLVETVSRASALTTRVSRPDLLVLGALCHDIGKGRGGDHSIIGAELAVQIGTRLGLWPSDVEILSKVVRHHLLLPHTATRRDLQDPNTIAAVVNALDGDHVVLELLHALAEADSLATGPGVWGDWKASLIGDLVHRCRLVMAGDPLPRPDPIDPRYLSLAAEVGVHVEITPADSPHIYNITMIAPDRRGLLSKAAGVLALNSLRVHSASVNGHAGSAINTFVVSPHFGAPPAAELLRQQWILALDGDLDALASLDKRDREAAQYGTARAGEVPDAVPINHVVAPPRILWSEGAAPGELVVQIRSADRTGLLARLTAVFERDGVDIAWAKVTTLGSSVVDLFGIVAVGDGNAVRADLERDLYAVLPTPPPAKPVSEAS, encoded by the coding sequence ATGACTGAGCAGAAACCAGATTCCGCCGCCGGGGCCCCTCGATGGGAACCCCCGGCGGCGGGTTCGTTACGACCCGCGACCGACCTTTCCGCCGCCGCCGAACAGCTATTGACCAACGGTCCCCGGCAGCTGGATTCGGCTGCGTTACGCGACGCGCTGCTCGATTTGCACGAATTCTGGCTCACCACAAAGGCCGCCGAGATCGGCATCACCCCCACCAGCGGCTTCGCCCTTGTCGCGACCGGTGGGTTGGGCCGTGGCGAGCTGGTGCCCTATTCGGACCTGGACCTGACACTGCTGCACGACAACATGCCGCATGATGTCGTCGGCCAGGTCGCCGAGCTGATGTGGTATCCGTTGTGGGACGCGAATATTCGTATCGACCACAGTGTGCGCACCGTACCCGAGGCGTTGACGGTTGCCAGCGAAGACATCTCCGCGGGGCTGGCCATGCTCGAAGCGCGGCACATCGCGGGCGATGCGGATCTGTCGGCCCTGTTGATCGGGGGAGCGCGGCGGCAGTGGCGTACCGGCGTCGCTTCGCGTTTCGACGAACTCGTCGAGCACACCCGGGCGCGGTGGCAGCGCAGCGGCGAGATCGCCCACCGCGCGGAGCCCGACCTCAAGTGCGGACGCGGCGGCCTGCGCGATGTTCAACTGCTCAACGCGTTGGCGATCGCCCAGCTCGCCGATGTCTATCCCAGCCGATCCCTGGCGTCGCCCACCGAAACTCTCGGTGAGGCGCACATGACGCTGCTGAACGTACGTACCGAATTGCATCGGGTGGCTGGGCGCGGCCGGGAGTTGTTGCTCGCCCAGCACGCCGACGAGATCGGCGCCGCGCTGCAGATCGGTGACCGGTTCGAGTTGGCGCGCATGCTTTCCGACGCCGCCCGCACCATCAGCTTCTACGTCGACGCCGGAATTCGCACCGCAGGCAACGCACTTCCCAGACGCGGACTCTCGGCGTTCCGCAGGCCTGCGCGCCGACCCCTCGACGAAGGTGTGATCGAGTTCGCGGGTGAAGTCATCCTTGCCCGCGACGCCCGTCCCGAACGTGATCCGGGTCTGATCCTGCGCGTGGCGGCCGCCTCGGCCAACACCGGCCTGCCCATGGCGGCTTCCACGCTGGCCCGCCTCGCCGAAACCGCACCCGAGCTGCGTACCCCGTGGCCTCGCCAGGCGCTCAAAGACCTGCTCGTCATGCTGGGCGCGGGCCCCGCGGCTGTGGCCACCATCGAGGCGCTTGATCGAACAGGTCTGTGGGGCAGGCTGTTTCCGGAATGGGGCGCCGTGCGCGACCTCCCGCCGCGCGACGTCGTTCACATCTGGACGGTTGACCGTCATCTCGTCGAAACCGTCTCGCGAGCAAGCGCCCTAACCACTAGGGTGTCGCGGCCGGATCTGCTGGTTCTCGGTGCGCTGTGCCATGACATCGGAAAGGGCCGCGGCGGCGACCACAGCATCATCGGTGCCGAGCTGGCGGTTCAGATCGGCACCCGACTCGGCCTGTGGCCGTCGGATGTGGAGATTCTGTCCAAGGTGGTGCGGCACCACCTGCTGTTGCCGCACACCGCCACGAGGCGCGATCTGCAGGACCCCAACACCATTGCGGCGGTGGTCAACGCGCTCGACGGCGACCACGTCGTGCTCGAACTACTGCATGCGCTTGCCGAGGCGGACTCACTGGCCACCGGACCCGGAGTGTGGGGCGATTGGAAGGCCTCGCTCATCGGCGATCTCGTGCACCGCTGCCGGCTGGTGATGGCCGGTGACCCACTGCCGCGGCCTGATCCCATTGACCCCCGGTATCTTTCGCTGGCCGCCGAGGTCGGCGTGCACGTTGAGATCACGCCTGCCGACAGCCCCCACATCTACAACATCACGATGATCGCGCCGGACCGTCGTGGACTGTTGTCCAAGGCCGCGGGTGTGCTGGCGCTCAACTCGCTGCGTGTGCATTCGGCATCGGTCAACGGACACGCGGGTTCGGCGATCAACACCTTCGTCGTGTCGCCGCATTTCGGTGCTCCGCCGGCGGCCGAACTGTTGCGGCAGCAGTGGATCCTGGCCCTCGACGGCGACCTCGATGCGCTCGCATCGTTGGACAAGCGTGATCGCGAGGCCGCGCAATACGGAACGGCGCGTGCGGGAGAAGTACCGGACGCGGTCCCGATCAATCATGTGGTCGCCCCGCCGCGGATCCTGTGGTCCGAAGGTGCTGCCCCGGGCGAGCTGGTGGTACAGATCCGCAGCGCCGACCGCACCGGCCTGTTGGCGAGGCTGACTGCGGTGTTCGAACGGGACGGCGTCGACATCGCCTGGGCGAAGGTCACCACCCTCGGATCGTCGGTGGTCGACCTGTTCGGAATCGTCGCCGTCGGAGACGGCAATGCCGTTCGGGCCGACCTCGAGCGCGACCTGTACGCGGTCCTGCCCACCCCGCCGCCCGCGAAACCGGTTTCGGAGGCCAGTTAG
- a CDS encoding P-II family nitrogen regulator, with amino-acid sequence MKLITAIIKPFTLEDVKTGLEQTGILGMTVSEVQGYGRQKGHTEVYRGAEYSVDFVPKVRVEVVVDDSAVDKVVDVIVQAARTGKIGDGKVWVSPVDTVVRVRTGERGTDAL; translated from the coding sequence ATGAAGCTGATTACTGCGATCATCAAGCCGTTCACACTCGAAGACGTCAAAACCGGACTCGAGCAGACCGGAATTCTCGGAATGACCGTCAGCGAGGTCCAGGGCTACGGTCGCCAGAAGGGCCACACCGAGGTGTATCGCGGCGCGGAGTACTCCGTCGACTTCGTTCCCAAGGTTCGGGTCGAGGTCGTGGTCGACGATTCCGCCGTGGACAAGGTCGTGGACGTGATCGTCCAGGCCGCGCGCACCGGAAAGATCGGCGACGGCAAGGTGTGGGTCAGTCCCGTTGACACGGTCGTGCGGGTGCGCACCGGCGAACGTGGAACGGACGCCCTTTGA
- a CDS encoding ammonium transporter, producing MVSAVPLVLPDDAFAPFGPDGLSAGDTAWVLTAAALVLFMTPGLAFFYGGLSRQKSVLNMMMMSFGSIGVVSVIYILWGYSMSFASAHTGADPGLIFDNPISLFGVSQLLETKEVGEDTLYVLGGFGSVPAIVWVGFQLTFAVITVALISGAVAERMKFGTWLLFGGIWATLVYFPLSHMVWGGGMLSGAENGIASWLFGYDAEAELANVAPIDFAGGTVVHINAGMAALVLALLLGKRAGFGKTPYRPHNIPFVMLGAAILWFGWFGFNVGSEGAADMIAGQVWVNTTAATAAAMLSWLLVERIRDGHATSVGAASGIVAGLVAITPACGALTPVWSLVLGAIAGILSALAIGLKYKFGYDDSLDVVGVHLVAGLWGTVAIGFFATDTGLFLGGGVQQLVVQTVIALVAVIFTGIMTVIIAFIVKPLGWRVSTEDEETGIDETEHAETAYELA from the coding sequence GTGGTTTCAGCCGTACCTCTAGTACTACCTGACGATGCATTCGCACCGTTCGGCCCGGACGGGCTGAGCGCGGGCGACACCGCCTGGGTGCTGACCGCCGCGGCTCTGGTGTTGTTCATGACACCTGGCCTGGCGTTCTTCTACGGTGGACTATCCCGGCAAAAGTCGGTGCTCAACATGATGATGATGTCGTTCGGCTCAATAGGAGTCGTCAGCGTCATCTACATCCTCTGGGGCTATTCGATGTCGTTCGCTTCGGCGCACACCGGCGCCGACCCGGGCCTCATCTTCGACAATCCGATATCCCTATTCGGGGTGAGTCAGCTTCTGGAAACCAAGGAAGTCGGCGAGGACACGCTGTATGTCCTCGGTGGCTTCGGTTCGGTGCCCGCGATTGTCTGGGTGGGTTTTCAGCTCACCTTCGCCGTGATCACCGTCGCGCTGATCAGTGGCGCGGTCGCCGAGCGGATGAAGTTCGGAACGTGGCTGCTGTTCGGTGGTATCTGGGCCACGCTGGTGTATTTTCCGCTCTCGCATATGGTGTGGGGTGGCGGCATGCTTTCGGGTGCCGAGAACGGCATTGCGTCTTGGCTTTTCGGTTATGACGCGGAAGCCGAGTTGGCGAATGTGGCGCCGATCGACTTCGCCGGCGGCACCGTCGTTCACATCAACGCCGGTATGGCCGCGTTGGTGCTGGCGCTGCTGCTGGGCAAGCGGGCCGGGTTCGGCAAGACGCCGTATCGTCCGCACAACATCCCATTCGTGATGCTGGGTGCCGCGATCCTGTGGTTCGGGTGGTTCGGATTCAACGTGGGCTCCGAGGGTGCGGCAGACATGATCGCCGGCCAGGTCTGGGTCAACACCACGGCGGCCACCGCCGCTGCGATGCTGTCCTGGCTCTTGGTGGAGCGCATCCGCGACGGACACGCGACCAGCGTCGGCGCCGCATCGGGCATCGTCGCCGGTCTCGTCGCAATCACGCCGGCCTGCGGGGCTCTCACCCCGGTCTGGTCGCTGGTTCTCGGCGCGATCGCGGGCATCTTGTCTGCCCTGGCGATCGGACTGAAGTACAAGTTCGGATACGACGACTCGCTCGACGTCGTCGGTGTCCATCTCGTCGCGGGTCTCTGGGGCACTGTCGCGATCGGTTTCTTCGCGACCGATACGGGTCTGTTCCTCGGCGGCGGTGTCCAGCAGCTGGTGGTGCAAACGGTAATCGCCTTGGTGGCAGTCATCTTCACCGGCATCATGACCGTAATCATCGCGTTCATCGTGAAGCCGTTGGGCTGGCGAGTTTCCACTGAGGACGAAGAAACTGGTATCGATGAAACCGAACACGCTGAAACGGCTTATGAGCTCGCCTGA
- the ftsY gene encoding signal recognition particle-docking protein FtsY, whose translation MTVELWIAIAVIAVLLVTALIVGLVRYRRRRVSLSSKDTATPLDRSGGYTASSTITFSQSAPAEPVERIDTDGLPAVGDDATIPRDAPKRVIADVLLPEPPVVEQPPTAPAEPAAPAEPEAPAEPAAPAEPAAPAEPEAPALDEIAPAEGRLERLRGRLAKSQSTLGRSMLGLLGGGDLDEDSWQDVEDTLLIADLGPAATDSVVAALRARMASSQVRNEADARAVLRHVLIDELQPDLDRSIRALPHADKPSVLLVVGVNGTGKTTTVGKLARVLVADGRRVVLGAADTFRAAAADQLQSWASRVGAQVVRGAEGADPASVAFDAVDVGVETGADVVVIDTAGRLHTKTGLMDELGKVKRVVSRRAEVDEVLLVLDATIGQNGLPQARVFAEVVDITGVVLTKLDGTAKGGIVFRVQQELGVPVKLVGLGEGPDDLAPFEPAAFVDALLG comes from the coding sequence GTGACTGTCGAGCTGTGGATCGCGATCGCGGTCATCGCCGTTTTACTCGTGACCGCGCTAATCGTGGGCCTGGTGCGGTACCGGCGCCGACGGGTCAGTTTGTCGTCCAAGGACACCGCCACTCCTCTCGACCGCTCGGGCGGCTACACCGCCTCGTCCACCATCACGTTCTCGCAATCAGCGCCCGCTGAGCCGGTCGAACGGATCGATACCGACGGGCTACCCGCCGTCGGCGATGATGCCACCATTCCGCGGGACGCCCCGAAGCGGGTGATCGCCGACGTACTGCTGCCGGAACCCCCGGTCGTCGAACAGCCGCCGACGGCCCCAGCCGAACCGGCAGCCCCCGCAGAGCCTGAAGCGCCCGCCGAGCCGGCAGCGCCTGCCGAGCCTGCAGCCCCCGCCGAGCCTGAAGCGCCCGCGCTCGACGAGATCGCCCCGGCCGAGGGCCGCCTGGAGAGGCTGCGGGGCCGCCTCGCCAAGTCGCAGAGCACGCTGGGCCGCAGCATGCTCGGCCTGCTCGGCGGTGGCGACCTCGATGAAGACTCCTGGCAGGACGTCGAGGACACCCTCCTGATCGCCGACCTGGGCCCGGCGGCGACGGATTCGGTCGTCGCGGCGTTGCGTGCGCGGATGGCCAGCAGCCAGGTGCGTAACGAGGCGGACGCCCGCGCCGTGCTGCGCCACGTCTTGATCGACGAGTTGCAGCCCGACCTGGATCGGTCCATCAGGGCGCTTCCGCACGCCGACAAGCCGTCCGTGCTGCTGGTCGTGGGCGTCAACGGCACCGGCAAGACGACGACCGTCGGAAAGCTGGCTCGGGTGCTGGTGGCCGACGGACGCCGCGTCGTCCTGGGTGCCGCCGACACCTTCCGCGCGGCCGCAGCGGACCAGTTACAGAGCTGGGCGTCTCGCGTCGGCGCGCAGGTAGTGCGCGGCGCCGAGGGCGCCGACCCCGCGTCGGTGGCGTTCGACGCCGTCGACGTCGGCGTCGAGACCGGTGCCGACGTGGTGGTCATCGACACCGCGGGACGCCTGCACACCAAGACCGGCCTGATGGACGAACTGGGCAAGGTCAAGCGTGTGGTGAGCCGTCGCGCCGAGGTCGACGAGGTGCTGCTGGTGCTCGATGCCACGATCGGCCAGAACGGTCTGCCACAGGCCCGCGTGTTTGCCGAAGTCGTCGACATCACCGGCGTTGTGCTCACCAAACTCGACGGCACCGCGAAAGGCGGGATCGTGTTCCGCGTGCAGCAGGAGTTGGGTGTGCCCGTGAAACTCGTCGGTCTGGGCGAGGGCCCGGACGATCTCGCTCCGTTCGAGCCGGCGGCGTTCGTGGACGCGTTGCTCGGTTAG
- the fni gene encoding type 2 isopentenyl-diphosphate Delta-isomerase codes for METRKRRHIDACLGDAVDFQTVTTGLERYRLPYNALTQTDLGSIELATEFLGIHLRAPVLIGAMTGGAELSGTINRNLAGAAQQLGVGMMLGSQRIMLDNGPASATFRVRDIAPDVLLIGNIGLSQLTAQTVGALVEALDQIGANALAVHTNPLQEAMQHKGDTDFSGSIGRLRDIAAAIGYPVMVKEVGHGIGARAAAELSDCPIAAVDVAGAGGTSWARVEQFVRYGEIRYPALAEWGIPTAQALVEVRRTLPGVPLVASGGIRTGMDAAKAIALGADVVSVARPLLAPAIESSAAVVDWLQRFIDELMICLHGSGAANLAELREGGVTTL; via the coding sequence ATGGAAACCCGCAAACGACGTCACATCGACGCGTGCCTCGGCGACGCGGTCGACTTTCAGACGGTGACGACGGGGTTGGAGCGCTATCGGTTGCCGTACAACGCGCTCACCCAGACCGACCTGGGGTCCATCGAGTTGGCGACCGAATTCCTGGGCATCCACTTGCGCGCTCCCGTGCTCATCGGCGCGATGACCGGGGGCGCGGAGTTGTCCGGCACCATCAATCGCAACCTCGCCGGTGCGGCCCAGCAGCTCGGTGTGGGGATGATGCTGGGCTCGCAGCGCATCATGCTCGACAACGGTCCGGCCTCCGCGACGTTCCGGGTCCGCGACATCGCGCCGGACGTATTGCTGATCGGCAACATCGGACTGAGCCAACTGACCGCGCAGACGGTGGGGGCCCTGGTCGAGGCCTTGGATCAGATCGGCGCCAACGCCCTTGCGGTGCATACCAATCCGTTGCAGGAAGCCATGCAGCACAAGGGTGACACCGACTTCTCGGGTTCGATAGGACGCCTTCGCGACATCGCGGCGGCCATCGGATACCCGGTGATGGTCAAGGAGGTCGGCCACGGTATCGGGGCCAGGGCCGCGGCCGAACTTTCGGACTGCCCCATCGCCGCTGTCGACGTCGCAGGCGCGGGCGGTACGTCGTGGGCGCGCGTCGAGCAGTTCGTCCGCTACGGCGAGATCCGGTACCCGGCGCTGGCCGAGTGGGGCATCCCGACCGCACAGGCACTCGTGGAAGTGAGGCGCACACTGCCCGGAGTTCCGCTGGTCGCCTCCGGCGGCATTCGCACCGGGATGGACGCGGCCAAGGCGATCGCATTGGGCGCCGACGTGGTGTCGGTGGCGCGACCGTTGCTGGCGCCTGCGATCGAATCGTCTGCCGCCGTTGTGGATTGGCTGCAGCGCTTCATCGACGAACTGATGATCTGTCTGCACGGCAGCGGCGCGGCCAACCTTGCCGAACTTCGCGAGGGCGGCGTCACCACCCTGTGA